The segment CCGGCCTACGCGGAGACCACCGGACTCGGCGCGGCGTTCCTCGCAGGGCTCGCGGAGGGCGTGTGGTCCTCGACGGAGGAGATCGCGAAGACCTGGCAACTCGACGCTCAGTTCTCTCCGCGGATGGGCGCGTCAGAGCGCGATCGTCTTTACGAGGGGTGGATGCGAGCAGTGGAACGAGCGCGCGACTGGGCGCGCTGAGGCATCAGCCGGCCTTCTGTAAGGGCTTGGGCTCGGCCGGGTTCTCCGCGGCCGCCTTCTTGATCTGATCCTTCACCTTGGCGGCGTACTCGTCGACGTACTCCTGCCCGGTGAGGAGCATCAGCTCGTACATGATCTCGTCGGTGATGGAGCG is part of the Actinomycetota bacterium genome and harbors:
- a CDS encoding 1-acyl-sn-glycerol-3-phosphate acyltransferase; the encoded protein is RSITDEIMYELMLLTGQEYVDEYAAKVKDQIKKAAAENPAEPKPLQKAG